The following DNA comes from Paraburkholderia phytofirmans PsJN.
TTGTGTACCATTGAAATTCCATATTTCAAAGGTTTGGTGCCCGACGAGACCGGTTTCAAGGCGTACTGGTCGAGCCTCTACGTGTGCCTTCGATCTGCGCATCCACAAAATCCGCCCACCGCTGCATGACCCATCGCTGCTTCGCGGCATTCTCCGCGCTCGCACCTTGCGCGATATGCCCGGGCGTCGTCGCCGTGTTCTGGTCGAGCGCGTCTGACGGCTGCATCAGCTTGCGCAGATGCGCCGTTGCGGTGCGCCGGAAGTCATGCAGGACGAAATGCTCCACGTCCAGACCGAGTGCCTTGACCGCCTGATTCAGCGTACTTTTGGCGATCGGCCGATCGTCGCCTCTGACGCTCGGGAATACGAACTTTCGGCTGGCCTTGGCGTGGTCGAGCTCGCGCAGCATCGAGACGGCCTGCTGGGAAAGCGGCACGCGCTGATCGCGGTCTTTTTTCAGGCGCGCAGCGGGGATCGTCCACATCGCCTTGTCCAGGTTGAATTCGGCCCACGTCGATTCGACCAGGTCCGACTTGCGCACCATCGTCAGCACCAGCAGGTGCAGCGCTAGCTTCAAGGGTCGGCGAATGTTCGACGCATCGATCGAGCGGAACATGGCGCCGATCTCGTCGCCGGAAAGCACGCGGGTGCGGCTGTCGAAAGTAGCGATGGAGCGCGCCGGCACGACCTCGGCCGGATTGCTGGATGCGAGTTGCCGGGCGATCAGATATTCGTAGAG
Coding sequences within:
- a CDS encoding tyrosine-type recombinase/integrase; protein product: MPRLAVPLTEAQVRALEPRDTRYCVADGNGLVIEIMTTGTKIWRFRYTLNGKRQPLATIGDYRMISLRVARAKAQKYAEMVAQGISPVATARRDRGAESKADILREAAELYLATEMAGKSEEYRRTTRRALDKDVLPAIGHMQIKAVTADDIVAICDRIKSRGSPKMALHTRNVVKRLYEYLIARQLASSNPAEVVPARSIATFDSRTRVLSGDEIGAMFRSIDASNIRRPLKLALHLLVLTMVRKSDLVESTWAEFNLDKAMWTIPAARLKKDRDQRVPLSQQAVSMLRELDHAKASRKFVFPSVRGDDRPIAKSTLNQAVKALGLDVEHFVLHDFRRTATAHLRKLMQPSDALDQNTATTPGHIAQGASAENAAKQRWVMQRWADFVDAQIEGTRRGSTSTP